From a single Cyanobacteria bacterium GSL.Bin1 genomic region:
- the tsf gene encoding translation elongation factor Ts — MAEISAKLVKDLREKTGAGMMDCKKALSESDGDLTKAMEWLRQKGITSAEKKQGRAASEGIIDSYIHTGGRIGVLIEVNCETDFVARREEFQNIVRDIAMQVAAYGNVEYVSINDVPKELVEKEKAIERGREDLQGKPDNIKDKIVEGRVEKRLKELSLLDQPFVKDQSITVDEYIKQGIATLGENIQVRRFARFVLGEESDTEEQSSEE, encoded by the coding sequence ATGGCGGAAATATCAGCAAAACTGGTTAAAGACTTGCGCGAAAAAACTGGCGCAGGAATGATGGATTGTAAAAAAGCACTTTCTGAAAGTGACGGTGATTTAACCAAAGCGATGGAATGGTTGCGTCAAAAGGGCATCACTTCTGCAGAGAAAAAGCAAGGACGAGCAGCCAGTGAAGGCATTATTGACAGTTACATCCACACCGGGGGACGCATTGGTGTTTTGATTGAAGTGAACTGTGAAACTGATTTTGTTGCCCGTCGTGAAGAATTCCAAAACATCGTTCGTGATATTGCAATGCAGGTTGCAGCGTATGGCAACGTGGAATATGTTTCTATTAATGATGTCCCCAAAGAACTAGTTGAAAAAGAAAAAGCAATTGAGAGAGGGCGCGAAGATTTACAAGGGAAACCAGACAATATTAAAGATAAAATTGTTGAAGGACGAGTGGAAAAACGCCTGAAAGAACTCTCCTTGTTAGATCAACCCTTTGTCAAAGACCAAAGTATTACCGTTGATGAGTATATTAAACAAGGCATTGCAACCTTAGGAGAAAACATTCAAGTCAGACGCTTTGCTCGTTTTGTTTTGGGAGAAGAATCTGATACGGAAGAGCAGTCTTCAGAAGAATAA
- a CDS encoding OstA family protein, which translates to MLEKRLFSPLTQSLLTLTLLGLMTLFQPRAFAQSGNGSAENTMTVRSDVQEANSETGVITARGNVQINYPAQQLQATSAQAQYFRSERRLVLTGDVYVLQGENSIRAEKVTYLLEEGRFVATPKGEQQVTSTYVVPPPQNNATSSPQ; encoded by the coding sequence ATGCTTGAGAAAAGATTGTTTTCTCCGCTGACCCAAAGCTTGCTTACCCTGACTCTTTTGGGGCTCATGACGCTGTTCCAGCCCAGAGCGTTTGCGCAGTCGGGTAATGGCAGTGCGGAGAATACGATGACGGTCCGTTCTGATGTGCAAGAAGCCAATTCTGAAACTGGCGTGATTACAGCGCGAGGGAATGTTCAGATTAATTATCCCGCCCAACAGTTACAAGCAACATCAGCCCAAGCCCAATATTTTCGTAGTGAACGTCGTCTCGTTTTAACGGGAGATGTGTATGTGTTGCAAGGAGAAAATAGCATTCGTGCGGAAAAAGTGACTTATTTATTAGAAGAAGGACGATTTGTCGCAACGCCGAAAGGGGAACAACAAGTCACCTCCACCTATGTGGTTCCGCCACCTCAAAACAATGCCACTTCCTCTCCACAGTAG
- the secA gene encoding preprotein translocase subunit SecA: MVLKKLFGDPNQRKLKKLQPIVTEVNLYEEDIQALSDEELRGKTQAFKEKLAQAKNENEEDEIIEEILPEAFAVVREAARRVLGLRHYDVQILGGIVLHSGEIAEMKTGEGKTLVATLPCYLNALTGKGVHVVTVNDYLARRDSEWMGQVHRFLGLSVGLIQQGMSPRERQNNYACDITYTTNSELGFDYLRDNMATSLEEVVQRPFNYCIIDEVDSVLIDEARTPLIISGQVERPTEKYIRASQVARELKRDREGELKTEEAMALEEAEAGKEAHYEVDEKAKSVLLTDEGFARAEELLGVSDLYDPEDPWAHYIFNAIKAKELFIKDVNYIVRNGEVVIVDEFTGRVMPGRRWSDGLHQAIEAKEGVEIQKETQTLASITYQNFFLLYPKLSGMTGTAKTEEAEFEKIYNLQVTIIPTNLPLARKDLADSVYKNERGKWKSVADECQEKHEQGRPVLVGTTSVEKSELLSKLLEERDLPFNVLNARPENVERESEIIAQAGRKGAITIATNMAGRGTDIILGGNPDYMARLKLREYFMPKVVIPEEDDELAVSVPNGKKRSGGQGFGKDQKKKVKTWRASPQIFPTELSKETEKKLKEAVDYAVQEYGLQSLPELDAEEKVAIAAEKAPTDDPVIQNLRTVYRDIYEEYEAYTSKEHDEVVELGGLHVIGTERHESRRIDNQLRGRAGRQGDPGSTRFFLSLEDNLLRIFGGDRVSGMMNAFRVEEDMPIESGMLTRSLENAQRKVETFYYDTRKQIFEYDEVMNNQRRAIYAERRRVLEGKDLKDQVLEYARRTMDDIVNAYVNPDLPPEEWDLESMVAKTKEFVYLLEDLEPSHMEDMTFGEMRAFLHEEIHKAYDIKEAEVEKLQPGLMRQAERFFMLQQIDTLWREHLQAMDSLRESVGLRGYGQRDPLVEYKQEGYEMFLEMMIDIRRNVVYSLFQFQPQVQQPQTV; encoded by the coding sequence ATGGTCTTAAAAAAACTCTTCGGCGATCCCAACCAACGGAAGCTCAAAAAACTCCAACCCATCGTTACAGAAGTTAATCTCTATGAGGAAGATATTCAAGCCCTCTCCGATGAGGAGTTAAGAGGAAAAACCCAAGCATTTAAAGAGAAATTGGCGCAAGCCAAAAATGAAAACGAAGAAGACGAAATTATTGAAGAAATTTTACCGGAAGCCTTTGCGGTTGTCCGGGAAGCTGCCCGCCGCGTCCTGGGTTTGCGTCACTACGATGTGCAAATTTTGGGGGGTATTGTGCTTCACAGTGGGGAAATTGCAGAGATGAAAACAGGGGAAGGGAAAACCCTCGTGGCAACCCTGCCCTGTTATCTCAACGCCCTCACTGGCAAAGGGGTTCATGTGGTCACTGTCAATGATTATCTGGCCCGTCGGGACTCAGAATGGATGGGACAAGTCCATCGTTTCTTGGGTTTGAGCGTGGGGTTAATTCAACAGGGGATGTCTCCTCGCGAACGGCAAAATAATTATGCTTGTGATATTACCTATACCACCAACAGTGAACTTGGCTTTGACTATCTCCGCGATAATATGGCGACCTCTCTCGAAGAGGTGGTGCAGCGTCCGTTTAACTATTGCATCATTGACGAGGTGGACTCGGTATTAATTGATGAAGCGAGAACGCCGCTGATTATCTCGGGTCAAGTGGAACGTCCGACGGAGAAATATATTCGGGCTTCGCAGGTTGCAAGGGAGTTAAAGCGCGATCGCGAGGGGGAATTAAAAACGGAAGAAGCAATGGCATTGGAAGAAGCTGAGGCGGGAAAAGAAGCGCATTATGAAGTGGATGAAAAGGCAAAAAGCGTTCTCTTAACCGATGAGGGGTTTGCCAGAGCAGAAGAACTCTTAGGCGTTAGCGATCTCTATGATCCTGAAGATCCCTGGGCACACTATATCTTCAATGCCATTAAGGCTAAAGAATTATTTATCAAAGATGTTAATTATATTGTCCGTAATGGCGAAGTGGTTATTGTTGATGAATTTACGGGACGGGTAATGCCCGGTCGTCGTTGGAGTGATGGGCTACACCAAGCCATTGAAGCCAAAGAAGGGGTGGAAATTCAAAAAGAAACCCAAACCCTGGCCAGTATTACCTATCAAAACTTTTTCTTGCTATATCCCAAACTCTCTGGGATGACCGGAACGGCGAAAACGGAAGAGGCGGAATTTGAGAAAATTTATAATCTCCAAGTGACGATTATTCCCACTAATTTACCCCTTGCCCGTAAAGATTTAGCAGATTCCGTTTATAAAAACGAACGAGGGAAATGGAAATCGGTGGCAGATGAGTGTCAAGAAAAGCACGAACAAGGAAGACCCGTATTGGTGGGAACCACCAGTGTGGAAAAATCAGAACTCCTCTCCAAGTTATTAGAAGAACGAGACCTCCCCTTCAATGTTCTTAATGCCCGCCCGGAAAACGTGGAACGGGAATCGGAAATTATTGCGCAAGCGGGACGCAAAGGGGCAATTACTATTGCCACGAACATGGCAGGACGCGGAACCGACATTATTTTAGGGGGGAACCCCGATTACATGGCGCGGTTAAAGCTACGGGAATATTTCATGCCGAAAGTTGTGATTCCGGAAGAGGATGATGAGTTGGCAGTGAGTGTTCCCAATGGTAAAAAGCGCAGTGGCGGACAAGGCTTTGGTAAAGATCAGAAGAAAAAAGTGAAGACCTGGCGGGCGTCTCCGCAAATTTTCCCCACGGAACTCTCGAAAGAAACGGAGAAGAAACTGAAAGAAGCCGTGGATTATGCGGTTCAAGAGTATGGCTTGCAGAGTTTACCCGAATTAGACGCAGAAGAAAAAGTCGCGATCGCGGCAGAAAAAGCGCCCACCGATGATCCGGTGATTCAAAATCTGAGAACGGTCTATCGCGACATTTACGAAGAATACGAAGCCTACACCAGCAAGGAACATGATGAAGTGGTGGAACTTGGTGGCTTGCACGTGATTGGTACCGAACGCCATGAATCCCGTCGCATTGACAACCAACTGCGAGGACGCGCCGGACGACAAGGCGACCCCGGTTCCACTCGGTTCTTCCTCAGCTTAGAAGATAATTTACTCCGAATTTTCGGCGGCGATCGCGTTTCGGGAATGATGAATGCTTTCCGGGTGGAAGAAGATATGCCCATCGAATCAGGAATGCTCACCCGTTCTCTGGAAAATGCGCAACGGAAAGTAGAAACGTTCTACTACGATACCCGGAAGCAAATCTTTGAATATGACGAGGTGATGAACAATCAACGCAGGGCAATTTACGCGGAACGGCGACGAGTCTTAGAAGGAAAAGACCTCAAAGATCAGGTTCTTGAATATGCGCGCCGGACGATGGATGATATTGTCAATGCTTATGTCAACCCGGATCTGCCGCCAGAAGAGTGGGATTTAGAGTCGATGGTCGCCAAAACGAAAGAGTTTGTCTATCTCTTAGAGGATCTCGAACCCTCGCACATGGAAGATATGACCTTTGGTGAAATGCGCGCCTTCCTCCACGAAGAAATCCACAAAGCTTATGACATTAAAGAAGCAGAAGTGGAGAAACTGCAACCGGGCTTAATGCGGCAAGCGGAACGCTTCTTCATGCTGCAACAGATTGATACCCTCTGGCGAGAACACCTGCAAGCGATGGACTCCCTGCGGGAATCGGTGGGGTTACGCGGGTATGGACAGCGCGACCCCTTGGTTGAGTACAAGCAAGAGGGCTACGAGATGTTCCTGGAAATGATGATTGATATTCGCCGGAATGTTGTCTATTCTCTCTTCCAGTTCCAGCCACAAGTGCAGCAACCGCAAACGGTCTAG
- a CDS encoding glucokinase — MTLLIAGDIGGTKTILRLVEVTKQAVDFQTLQEVTYPSQNYSDLVPMVQEFLGQTDETPEKACFAIAGPVMQQTSQLTNLSWYLDATRLQKELNLKAVSLINDFAAVSYGVLGIKEEEIEPLQSVQPQNDAPIAIIGAGTGLGEGFLIPQGDGDYQIFGTEGGHADFAPRSQLEFQILDYIRQQKQITRVSVERIVSGQGIISIYQALRDLDVHPESKTSVVETIRKWEKQQPTDQDPAAAIAQASSTDRLCQKTMELFIEAYAAEAGNLALKLLPYGGLYIAGGIAAKNLAWMKSDRFLQIFKDKGRVSSILDSVPIHVILNPKVGLIGSIMYGLNQ, encoded by the coding sequence ATGACCTTACTCATTGCTGGTGATATCGGAGGAACAAAAACAATTTTGCGGCTGGTGGAAGTCACCAAGCAAGCCGTTGATTTCCAAACGCTGCAAGAAGTCACCTATCCCTCTCAGAATTACTCCGATTTAGTGCCAATGGTTCAAGAGTTTCTTGGGCAAACGGATGAGACCCCTGAAAAAGCCTGTTTCGCGATCGCGGGACCCGTGATGCAGCAAACCTCCCAACTCACTAATCTCAGTTGGTATCTCGACGCCACCCGCCTCCAAAAGGAATTAAATTTGAAAGCCGTCAGTCTCATTAATGATTTTGCAGCGGTCAGTTATGGCGTATTAGGAATCAAAGAGGAGGAAATCGAACCCTTACAATCTGTGCAACCGCAAAACGATGCGCCAATTGCGATCATTGGTGCGGGAACGGGGTTAGGAGAAGGCTTTTTAATTCCCCAAGGCGATGGCGATTATCAAATTTTTGGGACAGAAGGTGGACATGCTGACTTTGCCCCTCGTTCCCAGTTAGAATTCCAAATTCTAGACTATATTCGCCAGCAAAAACAGATCACTCGGGTTTCTGTTGAAAGAATTGTCTCTGGACAAGGGATTATCTCCATTTATCAAGCCTTAAGAGATCTTGACGTTCACCCAGAAAGTAAGACATCGGTGGTAGAAACGATTCGCAAATGGGAGAAACAGCAACCAACCGACCAAGATCCCGCTGCTGCGATTGCTCAAGCTTCATCAACGGATCGCCTTTGCCAGAAAACGATGGAACTCTTTATAGAAGCCTATGCCGCTGAAGCGGGAAACTTAGCCTTAAAGTTACTCCCTTATGGGGGACTTTATATCGCTGGCGGGATTGCTGCCAAAAACTTAGCTTGGATGAAAAGCGATCGTTTTCTCCAAATCTTTAAAGATAAAGGCAGAGTGAGCTCGATTTTAGATTCTGTTCCAATTCATGTTATTCTCAACCCCAAAGTGGGGCTAATCGGTTCGATTATGTATGGCTTGAATCAGTAA
- a CDS encoding heavy metal translocating P-type ATPase produces MVPALMKKGKLPAWIKTYPDAIAAAVCAIFTFLGWLALNGNLLGFGIWLLLAAYVIGGFDNARDGVKTLWQEWELDVDLLMIVAALGAAILGLWQQDYYLLVDGAVLILIFAMSGALENIAMHRTERNIRSLMALTPDTARILQQGRETMIPTEQLQIGDRVLVKPGEMFPTDGIIREGWSSVNQAPITGESIPVEKQVEDEVFAGTINGNGALTVELHKPPESSLIQRVIQLVEQAKTSQPPSQQFLDQFERGYARVIVLIGVALATLPPFFLAWNWETTIYRALVFLVVASPCALMAAIMPTLLSGMAQGARSGILFKDGAQLERIGQVSAIAFDKTGTLTMGELQVTEVLPAFDVTKEELLQIAASLEAYSEHPISQAILQAAQAENLPLLSAINVQARAGQGITGQIGGQAVTIGKKQFVFNQPIEVDTNLNEKSELLAAQGCSVIWVVQEQRLLGILAVADQVHPQAAKLLTKLKQMGITTTIMVTGDQITTAQTVAAAVGIDQVYANLLPEEKVELIQQLQHDHTVAMVGDGINDAPALAQASVGIAIGGVGSDVALETADIVLMADRLGKLEQAIRIGKQSQRIIKQNLTLALTSIILLILANFFGELTLPAGVLGHEGSTLLVTLNGLRLLRSEKPTLTIG; encoded by the coding sequence ATGGTTCCTGCATTGATGAAGAAAGGAAAACTCCCGGCTTGGATAAAAACTTATCCCGACGCGATCGCTGCTGCGGTTTGTGCTATCTTCACCTTCCTCGGTTGGCTGGCACTGAATGGGAATTTACTGGGGTTTGGAATTTGGCTCTTGTTAGCAGCTTATGTCATTGGTGGTTTTGACAATGCCCGTGATGGCGTGAAAACCCTCTGGCAAGAATGGGAATTGGATGTGGACTTGCTAATGATTGTTGCTGCCTTAGGGGCTGCGATTTTGGGGTTGTGGCAACAGGATTATTACCTTTTAGTGGATGGGGCAGTGCTGATTTTAATTTTTGCCATGAGTGGTGCGTTAGAAAACATTGCCATGCACCGCACTGAGCGCAATATTCGCAGTTTGATGGCACTGACCCCTGACACCGCCCGAATTTTGCAACAGGGAAGGGAAACCATGATTCCCACTGAGCAGTTACAAATTGGCGATCGCGTTTTAGTGAAACCGGGGGAAATGTTTCCCACTGATGGGATTATCCGGGAAGGGTGGAGTAGTGTGAATCAAGCACCGATTACCGGAGAATCGATTCCTGTGGAGAAGCAGGTGGAAGATGAAGTCTTTGCCGGAACCATTAACGGTAATGGCGCATTAACGGTCGAACTGCACAAACCTCCCGAAAGTAGTTTGATTCAGCGGGTGATTCAACTCGTGGAGCAAGCAAAAACGTCTCAGCCGCCGTCGCAACAGTTTTTAGACCAGTTTGAACGGGGCTATGCGCGAGTCATTGTTCTCATCGGCGTCGCTTTAGCAACCCTTCCCCCTTTCTTTTTGGCGTGGAATTGGGAAACCACGATTTATCGCGCCTTAGTTTTTCTGGTCGTGGCTTCTCCCTGTGCGCTGATGGCAGCAATTATGCCAACCTTACTATCTGGCATGGCACAAGGGGCGCGCTCAGGAATTTTATTCAAAGATGGAGCGCAGCTAGAACGAATTGGGCAAGTCAGCGCGATCGCGTTTGATAAGACAGGAACGCTGACCATGGGAGAACTACAGGTTACAGAAGTGCTTCCCGCTTTTGACGTAACGAAAGAAGAACTGCTACAAATTGCCGCGTCTCTGGAAGCTTACTCGGAACACCCCATTAGCCAAGCCATTTTACAAGCGGCTCAAGCTGAGAATCTGCCTTTACTCAGCGCGATCAACGTTCAGGCACGAGCCGGACAAGGAATCACCGGGCAAATTGGAGGTCAAGCAGTCACGATCGGTAAAAAACAATTTGTTTTTAATCAACCAATAGAAGTGGATACCAATCTCAATGAGAAGAGTGAATTGCTCGCAGCTCAGGGGTGCAGCGTCATTTGGGTCGTTCAAGAACAGCGACTCCTTGGGATATTAGCGGTTGCCGATCAAGTTCATCCCCAAGCAGCAAAGCTACTAACCAAGTTGAAGCAAATGGGCATTACCACTACAATTATGGTTACCGGTGATCAAATCACGACTGCTCAAACAGTTGCTGCAGCAGTTGGTATTGACCAAGTTTACGCCAATCTTTTGCCAGAGGAGAAAGTCGAGCTCATTCAGCAATTACAACATGATCATACAGTGGCCATGGTCGGTGATGGCATTAACGATGCACCGGCTCTTGCTCAAGCCTCAGTGGGAATTGCCATCGGGGGAGTGGGTAGTGATGTCGCTTTAGAAACCGCTGATATTGTGCTGATGGCAGATCGGTTAGGAAAATTAGAGCAAGCGATTCGCATCGGAAAGCAATCGCAACGGATTATCAAGCAAAATCTGACCCTCGCGCTCACCTCCATTATCCTTTTAATCCTCGCTAACTTTTTCGGGGAATTAACGCTTCCTGCTGGTGTTCTCGGGCATGAAGGCTCAACACTTTTAGTCACGCTTAATGGTTTACGTTTGCTGAGATCTGAGAAACCAACGCTCACGATTGGATAA
- the rpsB gene encoding 30S ribosomal protein S2 — protein sequence MSVITLRELLESGVHFGHQTRRWHPAMRPYIYTARNGVHIIDLVQTAQLMEEAYSYLQDTSAKGQKVLFVGTKRQAAGIIAQEASRCGAFYVNQRWLGGMLTNWETIKTRVERLKELERLKESGAMARRPKKEAAVLGRELEKLQKYLGGIKMMRRLPDIVVIVDQRREHNAIMECQKLGIPIISMLDTNCDPALADIPIPANDDAIRSVKLIVGKLADAIYEGRHGQIDTETEGKYDELDEGIDTYQEESDEEEMTPEADSEMAAVGEGENE from the coding sequence ATGTCAGTCATTACCCTCCGAGAACTACTTGAATCCGGTGTTCACTTTGGACACCAAACCCGTCGTTGGCATCCTGCAATGCGCCCTTACATCTACACAGCACGGAATGGGGTGCATATCATTGACTTGGTGCAAACCGCACAGTTAATGGAAGAGGCTTATAGCTATCTGCAAGACACTTCTGCCAAAGGACAGAAAGTTTTATTTGTGGGAACCAAACGTCAAGCCGCAGGCATTATTGCCCAAGAAGCGAGTCGTTGTGGCGCTTTCTATGTCAATCAACGTTGGTTAGGGGGAATGCTGACCAACTGGGAAACCATTAAAACTCGTGTGGAACGTCTCAAAGAGTTAGAGCGTCTCAAGGAAAGTGGGGCAATGGCACGTCGTCCCAAAAAGGAAGCAGCCGTTTTAGGACGAGAACTGGAAAAACTGCAAAAATATCTCGGTGGCATTAAAATGATGCGTCGCCTTCCCGACATTGTTGTCATTGTGGATCAGCGTCGCGAACATAATGCAATCATGGAATGTCAAAAACTCGGCATCCCTATTATCTCGATGTTGGATACCAACTGTGACCCTGCTTTAGCCGATATTCCGATTCCAGCCAATGACGATGCGATTCGCTCCGTGAAATTAATTGTCGGGAAACTGGCTGACGCGATCTATGAAGGTCGTCACGGTCAAATCGATACGGAAACGGAAGGCAAGTATGATGAATTAGACGAAGGCATTGATACTTACCAAGAAGAAAGCGACGAAGAAGAAATGACCCCCGAAGCTGACTCCGAAATGGCTGCTGTTGGTGAGGGTGAAAATGAATAA
- the lptB gene encoding LPS export ABC transporter ATP-binding protein: protein MSLVLKNIHKSYGKLTIVSRVSVRVSPGEIVGLLGPNGAGKTTTFYIATGLVKPDQGSVWLGEHNITALAIDQRSRLGIGYLPQQPSIFRYLTVADNLRLALEENKFSLRLRKQRLQQLLEEFRLEPIANTEGSRISGGERRRTELARALAVGEKGPQFLLLDEPFAGVDPIAVSELQTLIDQLRSQNMGILITDHNVRETLEITDRAYIMSDGGILASGKAQELYSDPLVRQYYLGDNFGR, encoded by the coding sequence GTGAGTTTAGTCCTAAAAAATATTCATAAGTCCTATGGCAAATTGACCATCGTTAGCCGCGTTAGTGTCAGGGTCTCTCCAGGGGAAATTGTCGGCTTATTGGGGCCCAATGGAGCGGGAAAAACCACCACCTTCTATATTGCCACGGGGTTAGTGAAACCGGATCAAGGGAGTGTCTGGCTCGGAGAGCACAATATTACGGCGTTAGCCATTGATCAGCGATCGCGCCTTGGGATTGGGTATCTTCCCCAACAACCGAGTATCTTTCGCTATCTAACGGTTGCTGATAATTTACGCTTAGCTTTAGAAGAAAACAAGTTTTCGCTACGGCTGAGGAAGCAACGGTTGCAACAATTGTTAGAAGAATTTCGTTTAGAACCGATTGCCAATACTGAAGGAAGCCGAATTTCAGGAGGAGAAAGGCGACGCACCGAGTTAGCCCGTGCCTTAGCCGTGGGAGAGAAAGGACCGCAATTTCTTTTACTGGATGAACCGTTTGCCGGTGTTGACCCCATTGCCGTTTCCGAATTACAAACCTTAATTGATCAACTTCGCTCTCAAAATATGGGAATTTTGATTACAGATCATAATGTACGAGAAACGTTAGAAATTACGGATCGTGCCTATATCATGAGCGATGGCGGCATTCTTGCTTCTGGCAAAGCGCAAGAACTTTACAGTGATCCCTTAGTTCGCCAATATTATCTTGGGGACAATTTTGGTCGCTGA
- a CDS encoding AMIN domain-containing protein: MGLAPDINLHQFSPVISLLCTFAGVGGGGLLIGNDLEAIALSQWRFNPETYELRFTTDRAIAPDSFLLQNPTRIVIDLPETTWKAKPVHQQYSGLVKELRIAQFETDVTRIVLQ, encoded by the coding sequence ATGGGTTTAGCGCCTGACATTAATCTCCATCAATTTTCTCCCGTCATTTCTCTACTCTGCACTTTCGCAGGGGTGGGCGGAGGCGGGTTATTGATTGGCAATGACTTGGAAGCGATTGCGCTTTCTCAGTGGCGCTTTAATCCCGAAACTTACGAACTGCGATTTACCACAGATCGCGCGATCGCGCCTGATTCTTTCCTCCTCCAAAACCCAACTCGCATTGTCATCGATTTACCGGAAACGACCTGGAAAGCAAAACCTGTCCACCAACAGTATTCAGGATTAGTCAAAGAACTCCGGATTGCTCAATTTGAAACTGATGTTACGCGCATTGTCCTTCAATGA
- a CDS encoding aldo/keto reductase: protein MQARPLGHSDVKITPILMGTWQAGKAMWTGIEDTETIKAIRAGFEAGITTIDTAEIYGEGHSEQIVAQAISDVREEVQLASKVFPTHLQYEQVIAACDRSLKNLQTDYLDLYQIHWPSGSFNSEIVPIEETMQALNALKREGKIRAIGVSNFSREQVAQAQQYGPIDSVQPPYSLFWRQAEKELIPYCVEQKITVLAYSSLAQGLLTGKFGPNHQFEEGDHRAKNKLFQGENYDRALQAVEQLRPIAERKECTLAQLALAWLIAQPNTCAIAGARNAQQVLGNVQAAAITLSDTELTEIDQIGRHVTDYLDENPVLWTFNV, encoded by the coding sequence ATGCAAGCGCGACCATTAGGACACTCAGATGTTAAAATTACCCCGATTTTGATGGGAACCTGGCAAGCCGGAAAAGCTATGTGGACGGGGATTGAGGACACAGAAACCATCAAAGCGATTCGAGCAGGATTTGAGGCTGGCATTACGACCATTGATACTGCTGAAATTTATGGAGAAGGTCATTCCGAACAAATTGTCGCCCAGGCAATTTCTGATGTCAGAGAAGAGGTGCAATTGGCAAGTAAAGTCTTCCCCACTCACTTACAATACGAGCAAGTGATCGCCGCTTGTGATCGTTCTCTGAAAAATTTACAGACGGATTACCTGGATTTATATCAAATCCATTGGCCCAGTGGTTCTTTTAATAGCGAAATTGTCCCAATTGAAGAAACAATGCAAGCACTCAATGCGTTGAAACGTGAGGGCAAAATCCGAGCGATTGGAGTTTCTAATTTTTCTCGGGAACAAGTAGCCCAAGCACAGCAGTACGGACCAATTGACAGTGTGCAACCCCCTTATTCTCTGTTTTGGCGACAAGCAGAAAAAGAATTGATTCCTTACTGTGTGGAACAAAAGATCACCGTTCTTGCTTATTCTTCTCTTGCCCAAGGGCTATTGACGGGAAAATTTGGACCCAACCATCAGTTTGAAGAAGGCGATCATCGCGCTAAAAATAAACTTTTTCAAGGGGAAAACTATGACCGCGCCCTGCAAGCCGTAGAACAATTACGTCCTATTGCTGAACGAAAGGAGTGTACCTTAGCCCAACTCGCACTCGCTTGGTTAATTGCCCAACCCAATACCTGCGCGATCGCGGGGGCGAGAAATGCCCAGCAAGTCTTGGGAAATGTTCAAGCCGCAGCGATTACGCTTTCCGATACAGAATTAACAGAGATTGATCAAATTGGGCGGCATGTTACCGATTACCTAGACGAAAATCCAGTGTTATGGACTTTCAATGTTTAG
- a CDS encoding histidine phosphatase family protein, whose translation MTQKIWITRHGNRYDFVNPDWFLTAELRYDPHLAEDGIAQAQELGQRLQSENIGHIFSSPFLRTVQTAHEVATILDLPVKLEAGLGEWLNPNWMDHDPDIRSGETLAQYYPRIDLNYHSRVVPQYPETEEAVMARTAATAQKLVSEFTGELLFVGHGASVLGTAEGLLGKPLNIRASFCCLTQLVQNNGHWEVELAGDTSHLSNPEKTIRFH comes from the coding sequence ATGACACAAAAAATTTGGATTACTCGTCATGGCAATCGCTATGATTTTGTGAATCCTGATTGGTTTCTTACTGCCGAGCTTCGCTACGATCCTCATCTTGCTGAAGATGGCATTGCACAAGCTCAAGAACTAGGACAAAGATTGCAATCAGAAAACATTGGTCATATTTTTTCCTCTCCTTTTCTTCGTACCGTTCAAACCGCCCATGAAGTGGCAACAATCTTAGATTTACCCGTGAAATTGGAAGCCGGATTGGGAGAATGGTTAAATCCCAATTGGATGGATCATGATCCAGATATTCGCTCTGGAGAAACCTTGGCTCAATACTATCCTCGAATCGATTTAAATTATCATTCACGGGTGGTTCCTCAATATCCAGAAACGGAGGAAGCTGTCATGGCAAGAACCGCAGCAACTGCACAAAAATTAGTAAGTGAATTTACTGGAGAGCTCTTATTTGTGGGTCATGGGGCTTCGGTTTTAGGAACAGCAGAAGGATTACTAGGAAAACCGCTCAATATTCGTGCTTCTTTTTGTTGTTTGACCCAATTAGTGCAAAATAATGGACATTGGGAGGTAGAACTCGCAGGCGATACATCTCATCTCTCAAATCCCGAGAAAACCATTCGCTTTCATTAG